In a genomic window of Dyadobacter fermentans DSM 18053:
- a CDS encoding glycoside hydrolase family 95 protein, with translation MHNTLLSSLSLLLFAATALAPLQAQPTSKTAPLSLWYDQPAKEWMTQALPIGNGHVGAMFFGGTDEERIQFSEGSLWAGGKGANADYNFGIKKEAHKHLPEVRELLAAGKLKEAHALANKELTGAIHEKKENTPSSDFGAQQTVGDLFIKMPSKGAAQNYRRELNISDALGKVQYEAGGTRFERSYFGNYPAKVMVYRFTSSTPETYSIRFETPHAKDYERFEGKQYTFGGHLKDNHQEFETVYRIDTDGKTAFSDGVLTVTGARSIVLIHTVATDYVMKFPDYKGNDYKKANAATMAGVAGKNYASLVAAQQKDYHSLFDRVALTLGNADAPAIPTDQRQKAYSAGQADGRLEELYFQYGRYLMISSTRPGTMPMSLQGKWNDSTNPPWANDYHTNINIQMLYWPAEVTNLSECHVPLMDFTQSIVAPGRLAAKEFFNAKGWIVNTMLNAYGYTSPGWDFPWGFFPGGAAWLSQHLWEHYAFTNDKAFLKNTAYPIMKEASEFWMDYLTDDGRGRLVSSPSYSPEHGGISTGATMDHEMAWDVLNNTAEAAAILGVDQDFAQKARSTRDKILPLQIGRWKQLQEWREDVDDSTNHHRHVSHLFALHPGKQISNAQTPAEAEAARVSLNARGDDGTGWSLAWKVNFWARLQDGNRAHKLFKSVLRPVASQGTNMADGGGSYANLLCAHPPFQLDGNMGSTAGVAEMLLQSQTGVIELLPALPDAWPTGSVKGLKARGNVTVDEVWENGKLKTVTLTSATAQKRVLKYGSKTIDAALAAGKAKTWTANDFR, from the coding sequence ATGCATAATACGTTACTTTCCAGCCTCTCCCTGCTGCTCTTCGCGGCTACCGCATTGGCCCCGCTGCAAGCGCAGCCTACTTCCAAGACCGCACCCTTATCGCTCTGGTACGACCAGCCCGCAAAAGAATGGATGACGCAGGCATTGCCGATCGGTAATGGCCATGTCGGGGCCATGTTTTTCGGCGGGACGGACGAAGAACGCATTCAGTTCTCGGAAGGCAGCCTCTGGGCAGGCGGTAAGGGCGCGAATGCGGATTATAATTTTGGTATAAAAAAAGAAGCTCATAAACATTTGCCCGAAGTGCGCGAACTGCTCGCAGCCGGGAAATTGAAGGAGGCGCACGCACTGGCGAACAAAGAACTCACCGGCGCGATACATGAAAAGAAGGAAAATACGCCTTCCTCCGATTTCGGCGCGCAGCAAACGGTGGGCGATCTTTTCATTAAAATGCCCTCCAAAGGCGCCGCGCAGAACTACCGCCGCGAACTGAATATTTCCGACGCGCTGGGCAAAGTGCAGTACGAAGCAGGCGGTACGCGGTTTGAAAGAAGCTATTTCGGCAATTATCCAGCCAAAGTAATGGTGTACCGCTTCACATCGTCGACGCCCGAAACCTACTCAATCCGCTTCGAAACGCCGCATGCGAAGGATTATGAGCGCTTTGAGGGCAAGCAGTACACATTCGGCGGGCATTTGAAGGATAACCACCAGGAGTTCGAAACCGTGTACCGTATTGATACCGACGGTAAAACGGCTTTCAGCGATGGCGTGCTCACGGTGACAGGCGCCAGGTCCATTGTCCTGATCCACACCGTGGCGACGGATTATGTGATGAAATTCCCTGATTATAAAGGCAACGACTACAAAAAGGCCAATGCCGCAACCATGGCCGGAGTGGCCGGAAAAAACTACGCGTCGCTGGTCGCCGCGCAGCAGAAAGATTACCACAGCCTGTTCGATCGCGTGGCGCTCACATTAGGTAATGCCGACGCGCCCGCTATCCCGACGGACCAGCGGCAAAAGGCCTATTCGGCCGGACAGGCCGATGGCCGCCTGGAAGAACTGTATTTTCAATATGGTCGCTACCTGATGATCTCGTCCACGCGCCCCGGCACGATGCCCATGAGCTTGCAAGGCAAATGGAACGACAGTACCAATCCCCCCTGGGCGAACGATTATCATACCAATATCAATATTCAGATGCTCTACTGGCCTGCGGAGGTGACGAATTTGTCCGAATGCCATGTGCCGCTGATGGATTTCACGCAGTCCATTGTAGCGCCGGGACGGCTTGCTGCGAAGGAGTTTTTCAATGCAAAAGGCTGGATCGTGAACACGATGCTGAACGCCTACGGGTATACCTCGCCGGGCTGGGATTTTCCGTGGGGCTTTTTCCCGGGCGGTGCGGCGTGGCTCAGCCAGCATTTGTGGGAGCATTATGCATTTACCAACGACAAGGCATTCCTGAAAAACACAGCCTATCCGATCATGAAGGAGGCGTCGGAGTTCTGGATGGATTATCTTACTGACGACGGCAGGGGCCGGCTGGTGTCGTCTCCGTCGTACTCGCCCGAGCATGGCGGCATTTCAACCGGCGCCACCATGGACCATGAAATGGCCTGGGACGTGCTCAACAACACCGCCGAGGCTGCCGCAATACTGGGTGTCGACCAGGATTTTGCGCAAAAAGCCCGCAGCACGCGCGACAAGATCCTGCCGTTGCAGATCGGCCGCTGGAAGCAGTTACAGGAATGGCGCGAAGACGTGGACGATTCCACGAATCACCACCGCCACGTTTCGCATTTGTTTGCATTGCACCCGGGCAAGCAGATTTCCAATGCGCAAACCCCGGCCGAGGCCGAAGCGGCTCGGGTGAGCCTGAATGCCCGCGGCGACGACGGCACGGGCTGGTCGCTGGCGTGGAAAGTGAATTTCTGGGCGCGCTTGCAGGATGGTAACCGCGCGCATAAGTTGTTCAAAAGCGTGCTGAGGCCTGTGGCAAGCCAGGGAACCAACATGGCCGACGGCGGCGGATCGTATGCCAATCTCCTTTGCGCGCATCCGCCATTCCAGCTAGACGGTAACATGGGCTCCACGGCGGGCGTGGCCGAAATGCTTCTGCAATCGCAAACCGGCGTGATCGAACTCCTGCCCGCATTGCCCGACGCCTGGCCGACCGGCTCCGTGAAAGGATTGAAAGCGCGGGGCAATGTAACGGTCGACGAAGTTTGGGAGAATGGAAAACTGAAAACGGTGACCCTCACGTCGGCCACCGCGCAGAAACGTGTGCTGAAATACGGTAGCAAAACGATCGACGCGGCATTAGCGGCCGGGAAGGCAAAAACCTGGACGGCAAACGATTTCAGATAG
- a CDS encoding S9 family peptidase, with protein sequence MKIPNPGFYKKLYLHTISALCIATPLVAQKSLPAYQPSPAELAASYKRMALMDSLTKGSVLKAQVQPNWLADGQSFWYRNVLKDSLTEYMVVKPAEGKKTPAFDQAKLAAALSKAYDSTFSATKLWISDIHFEPEKHSIILQSKGKWFAYDTESGTARKIDKPDFPKPKEIGWTKQLSRWGRFRADSVSPDKQTKAFVRNGNIYLGKKEDKIGKQLTYDGNPLKPYGELSWSPDGKYLVCYRIDRRDERQVSIIFSSLPNTTRGEVKTRGYAQPGDEFTSYEMHVIDVQSGKSVQVQSEVIDFFNAPVIRWRKGDATHFTYEKVDRGHQRFRVIEVDATSGATKHIIDEQSNTFIYQNMIYTHYQPESHEIIWVSEKDGWRHIYLVDEQTGKIKNQVTKGDWVVRDIDSIDTQKREVWFKASGMNANEDPYHIHYYRVKFDGTGLVKLTDHAKATHQLTFSPDRTYYVDTYSTMTTAPVSELRKTADGSLVTKLETADISPYLTLGFKLPEIFKAKGRDGKTDIWGIVYRPSHFDPKKKYPIIENIYAGPQDSFVPKAFRHYGEMQSMAELGFIVVQMDGMGTYNRSKAFHDVCWQNLADAGFPDRIAWMKALADKYPQVDSTRVGVYGTSAGGQNSLGALLFHPGFYDAAVSACGCHDNRVDKQWWNEQWMGYPVGKHYDEQSNVTNAAKLQGDLLLIVGEVDTNVPPESTYRVADALIKANKEFDLLVVPGMGHSDGGPYGRRKKRDFFVQKLLGVNPPNRNRQTAAEPVGLGR encoded by the coding sequence ATGAAAATCCCTAACCCAGGCTTTTACAAAAAACTTTACCTGCACACGATCAGCGCGTTATGCATTGCTACACCGCTGGTGGCCCAGAAATCGCTGCCGGCGTATCAACCCAGTCCGGCGGAGCTCGCGGCGTCATACAAGCGGATGGCGCTCATGGATTCGCTCACCAAAGGAAGCGTGCTGAAAGCGCAGGTACAGCCGAATTGGCTCGCGGACGGGCAGTCGTTTTGGTACAGGAATGTATTAAAGGATAGTTTGACTGAATATATGGTTGTAAAACCGGCCGAAGGCAAAAAAACTCCCGCTTTTGACCAGGCGAAACTCGCCGCGGCACTTTCCAAAGCGTACGACTCTACTTTCTCGGCGACGAAGTTGTGGATCAGCGACATTCATTTCGAACCCGAAAAACACAGTATTATCCTGCAAAGCAAAGGCAAATGGTTCGCGTACGACACCGAATCGGGCACGGCGCGGAAAATCGACAAGCCGGACTTTCCCAAACCGAAAGAAATCGGCTGGACGAAGCAGCTGAGCCGCTGGGGCCGGTTCCGGGCCGACAGCGTGTCGCCCGACAAGCAAACGAAGGCATTTGTGCGCAATGGCAATATTTATTTGGGTAAAAAGGAAGATAAAATCGGTAAACAGCTGACCTACGACGGCAACCCGCTGAAACCTTACGGCGAGCTGAGCTGGTCACCCGATGGCAAATACCTGGTGTGCTATCGGATTGATCGCCGTGACGAACGGCAGGTGAGCATTATCTTCTCTTCATTGCCCAACACCACCCGCGGCGAGGTAAAAACCCGTGGCTATGCGCAACCGGGCGATGAATTTACGAGCTACGAAATGCACGTGATCGATGTCCAAAGCGGTAAATCGGTGCAAGTACAATCGGAAGTGATCGACTTTTTCAATGCACCCGTGATACGCTGGCGCAAAGGCGACGCCACGCATTTTACCTACGAAAAAGTAGACCGCGGCCACCAGCGCTTCCGCGTCATCGAAGTGGACGCCACGAGCGGTGCTACGAAGCACATCATCGACGAGCAGAGCAATACATTCATTTACCAGAACATGATTTACACGCATTACCAGCCTGAAAGTCACGAAATTATCTGGGTTTCCGAGAAAGATGGCTGGCGACACATTTACCTGGTGGACGAGCAAACGGGCAAGATCAAAAACCAGGTAACCAAAGGCGATTGGGTGGTGCGCGACATCGACAGCATCGACACGCAGAAACGCGAAGTGTGGTTCAAAGCGAGCGGAATGAATGCGAACGAAGACCCGTATCACATTCATTATTACCGCGTTAAGTTCGATGGAACAGGCCTCGTAAAATTGACCGACCACGCCAAAGCCACGCACCAGCTCACATTTTCTCCCGACAGAACTTACTACGTCGACACCTACTCGACCATGACTACCGCGCCGGTTTCGGAACTGCGCAAAACGGCCGACGGCTCGCTGGTGACGAAACTCGAAACCGCAGATATTTCCCCGTACCTCACTTTGGGCTTCAAACTGCCGGAGATTTTCAAGGCTAAAGGCCGCGACGGCAAAACCGACATCTGGGGCATCGTGTACCGCCCAAGCCACTTCGATCCGAAAAAGAAATACCCGATCATCGAAAACATTTATGCAGGCCCGCAGGACTCGTTTGTTCCGAAGGCATTCCGCCATTATGGTGAGATGCAAAGCATGGCCGAGCTGGGCTTCATTGTGGTGCAAATGGACGGAATGGGCACTTACAACCGCTCCAAGGCATTCCACGACGTATGCTGGCAGAACCTGGCCGACGCAGGTTTCCCCGATCGCATTGCGTGGATGAAAGCATTGGCAGACAAATATCCGCAGGTGGACTCGACCCGCGTGGGCGTGTACGGAACATCCGCGGGGGGCCAGAATTCCCTCGGTGCATTGCTCTTCCACCCGGGCTTTTACGATGCGGCGGTTTCGGCATGCGGCTGCCACGACAACCGCGTCGATAAGCAATGGTGGAATGAGCAATGGATGGGCTATCCGGTGGGCAAGCATTACGACGAGCAGTCGAATGTGACGAATGCGGCCAAATTGCAGGGCGATTTGCTGCTTATTGTAGGCGAGGTGGACACCAACGTGCCGCCCGAAAGCACTTACCGCGTGGCCGACGCATTGATTAAGGCCAACAAGGAGTT